In Myxococcus stipitatus, the following are encoded in one genomic region:
- the yedA gene encoding drug/metabolite exporter YedA has translation MSTSTVSSPPTPTLSPGSDSLQAGAQRGRILLCLLTLYLVWGSTYLGIRFVLQGGMPPFLTAGARFLTAGALLFGALWLKGAPVPTAKQWGACAVVGAMLLGVGNGGVVYGQQTVPSGVAALVVGSLPMWSALFGGLFGQWPGKLERWGLALGFGGIILLNLGTELGGRVLPMLMLMVAPMSWALGSVLGRRMSLPQGLMAPAAQMLCGGALMLTFGLLRGEHLSAIPEPRALGAFVYLVTFGSLLGYSAYAYLMRHASPSLATSYAYVNPVVAVLLGVIFAGETMSPMAWVAMAAILGAVVLLTRKR, from the coding sequence GTGTCCACCTCGACCGTCTCCTCGCCCCCCACACCCACCCTCTCCCCCGGCAGTGACTCGCTCCAGGCAGGTGCCCAGCGCGGCCGCATCCTGCTGTGCCTGCTGACCCTGTACCTCGTTTGGGGCTCCACCTACCTGGGCATCCGCTTCGTCCTCCAGGGAGGAATGCCGCCGTTCCTCACGGCGGGAGCGCGCTTCCTGACCGCGGGTGCGCTGTTGTTCGGTGCGCTGTGGCTCAAGGGCGCGCCGGTGCCCACCGCGAAACAGTGGGGCGCGTGCGCGGTGGTGGGGGCGATGTTGCTGGGCGTGGGCAACGGCGGGGTGGTGTACGGCCAACAGACGGTGCCCTCGGGCGTGGCGGCGTTGGTCGTGGGCAGCCTGCCCATGTGGTCCGCGTTGTTTGGCGGACTGTTCGGCCAGTGGCCCGGGAAGCTGGAGCGCTGGGGGCTGGCGCTGGGCTTCGGCGGCATCATCCTGCTCAACCTCGGCACCGAGCTGGGGGGCCGGGTGCTGCCCATGCTGATGCTGATGGTGGCGCCGATGAGCTGGGCGCTGGGCTCCGTGCTGGGCCGCCGCATGTCGCTCCCGCAGGGGCTGATGGCGCCCGCCGCGCAGATGCTGTGCGGTGGTGCCCTCATGCTGACCTTCGGCCTGCTTCGCGGCGAGCACCTCTCCGCCATCCCAGAGCCGCGCGCGCTGGGCGCCTTCGTGTACCTGGTCACCTTCGGCTCGCTGTTGGGCTACAGCGCGTATGCCTACCTGATGCGGCACGCCAGCCCCTCGCTGGCCACCAGCTACGCGTACGTCAACCCGGTGGTGGCGGTGCTCCTGGGCGTCATCTTCGCCGGCGAGACGATGAGCCCCATGGCCTGGGTCGCCATGGCCGCGATTCTCGGCGCCGTCGTGCTGCTGACACGCAAACGCTGA
- the hrcA gene encoding heat-inducible transcriptional repressor HrcA, which produces MSEELGEREKEVLRAVVQEYISTGGPVGSQQLARRPGFDVSSATMRNVLADLEELGFLEKPHTSAGRVPTDAGYRFYVDTLVKLKEPPPRDRELIHAGLFHDTNLEEVLGEASRILHSLTRHAGVVVTPRPDSAVFRRIEFVRLREDRVLAILVGQSGQVHNKAITVDFPITSDELMRASNYLSELLCEVPLEEARERIRAEMDQEQALYNALTAKALKLGAAATDLPTTERVLIQGTGSFLEQPEFADVERMRALFKALDEKHRLLTLLDRVQRANEMQIFIGAESNFCAGGEVSVIASPYGNQEQVLGTVGVIGPTRMDYRRVIPLVNFTAQVLSRVLEKV; this is translated from the coding sequence ATGTCCGAAGAGCTGGGTGAGCGCGAGAAGGAAGTCCTGCGGGCCGTGGTGCAGGAGTACATCTCCACCGGGGGGCCGGTGGGGAGCCAGCAGCTCGCTCGCCGCCCTGGGTTCGATGTCTCCTCGGCCACCATGCGCAACGTGCTGGCGGACCTGGAGGAGCTGGGCTTCCTCGAGAAGCCGCACACCTCCGCGGGCCGTGTGCCCACGGACGCGGGCTATCGCTTCTACGTGGATACCCTCGTGAAGCTGAAGGAGCCGCCGCCGAGAGACCGGGAGCTCATCCACGCGGGCCTCTTCCACGACACGAATCTGGAAGAGGTGCTGGGCGAGGCCAGCCGCATCCTCCACTCGCTGACGCGGCACGCGGGTGTGGTGGTGACGCCGCGTCCGGACTCGGCGGTGTTCCGCCGCATCGAGTTCGTCCGCCTGCGCGAGGACCGGGTGCTGGCCATCCTCGTCGGGCAGAGCGGCCAGGTGCACAACAAGGCCATCACGGTGGACTTCCCCATCACCTCCGACGAGCTGATGCGGGCGAGCAACTACCTGTCGGAGCTCTTGTGCGAGGTCCCCCTGGAGGAGGCGCGTGAGCGCATCCGCGCGGAGATGGACCAGGAGCAGGCGCTCTACAACGCGCTGACGGCCAAGGCGCTCAAGCTGGGCGCGGCGGCCACGGACCTGCCCACCACGGAGCGGGTGCTCATCCAGGGCACGGGCTCGTTCCTGGAGCAGCCGGAGTTCGCGGACGTGGAGCGCATGCGCGCGCTCTTCAAGGCGCTGGATGAGAAGCACCGCCTGCTGACGCTGCTGGACCGGGTGCAGCGCGCCAACGAGATGCAGATCTTCATCGGCGCGGAGAGCAACTTCTGCGCGGGCGGCGAGGTCTCCGTCATCGCCAGTCCATACGGGAATCAGGAGCAGGTGTTGGGCACGGTGGGCGTCATCGGCCCCACGCGCATGGACTACCGCCGCGTGATTCCGTTGGTGAACTTCACGGCGCAGGTGCTCTCGCGCGTGCTGGAGAAGGTGTAG
- a CDS encoding lipid kinase, translating to MEPALIEPPRERAVAPGTAALLVNTHSRLGREAFSLARNALASRGVILAESHALSRSRRLRLLLEQLLERGTRRILIGGGDGTLSGAVAHLLGRDVTLGVLPLGTGNDFARTLGIPADLEAACDVIARGHTVRVDVGLANGRPFLNAASLGLTAGIARRMTKRLKQRLGKLAYPMAAAAEARELRPFRVRVKADAQELELDVLQLVVGNGLYHGAGNMVDPDARLDDRRLHVYAVAAPSSSSGRDGTGLGQLQDLATLARVALSTRTGEHVENPAVTALHASRLYVEATPAREVNADGELIGHTPMHFEVAPAALRVYAPMPT from the coding sequence ATGGAACCCGCCCTCATCGAGCCCCCCCGAGAACGCGCCGTGGCCCCAGGGACCGCGGCCCTCTTGGTCAATACGCATTCCCGTCTGGGCCGGGAAGCCTTCAGCCTCGCGAGAAACGCTCTCGCGTCACGAGGCGTCATCCTCGCGGAGAGCCACGCGCTGTCACGGAGCAGACGGCTGCGCCTCCTGCTGGAACAACTCCTGGAACGAGGCACCCGCCGCATCCTCATTGGCGGCGGAGACGGAACCCTCAGCGGCGCCGTGGCCCACCTGCTGGGACGGGACGTGACGCTCGGCGTCCTCCCGCTCGGCACCGGCAATGACTTCGCGCGCACGTTGGGCATCCCCGCTGACTTGGAGGCCGCGTGTGACGTCATCGCTCGCGGGCACACCGTGCGCGTGGACGTGGGACTCGCCAACGGACGCCCCTTCCTCAACGCCGCCAGCCTGGGCCTCACCGCGGGAATCGCACGCCGGATGACCAAGCGCCTCAAGCAACGCCTGGGCAAGCTCGCCTATCCCATGGCCGCCGCCGCCGAGGCCCGCGAACTGCGCCCCTTCCGCGTCCGCGTGAAGGCCGACGCACAGGAACTGGAACTGGACGTGCTTCAACTCGTGGTCGGCAACGGCCTGTACCACGGCGCCGGCAACATGGTGGACCCCGACGCCAGGCTCGATGACCGGAGGCTGCACGTCTACGCCGTCGCCGCGCCCTCCTCGAGCTCCGGCCGCGACGGCACCGGTCTGGGCCAACTCCAGGACCTGGCCACGCTCGCACGCGTGGCCCTGTCCACGCGCACCGGCGAACACGTGGAGAACCCCGCCGTCACCGCGCTGCACGCCTCGCGGCTCTATGTCGAAGCCACGCCCGCTCGCGAGGTCAACGCGGACGGAGAACTCATCGGCCACACCCCCATGCACTTCGAGGTGGCCCCCGCCGCGCTGCGCGTCTACGCCCCCATGCCCACGTGA
- a CDS encoding HAD family hydrolase, translating into MVENVIFDVDGTLVDSVDEHAEAWRRAFLHFGRDVPFAHVRSQIGKGVDQLIPVFFNDEELERFGKELEEYRSTLFRREFLPKVRPLPRVRELFQRLRQKGRRVALASSAKDEELKHYVRLCGIEGLFEARTAKEDVVAGKPQPDVFEAALARLGRPEPRVTVVVGDSPYDALAASKQGLATVGVMAGGFSAEDLRAAGCRVLVQDPAELLRLDEQSSVDWPWNAPGAATAAKDDEPR; encoded by the coding sequence ATGGTGGAGAACGTCATCTTCGACGTGGACGGCACGCTGGTGGACTCGGTGGACGAACACGCCGAGGCCTGGCGGCGCGCCTTCCTGCACTTTGGCCGGGACGTCCCCTTCGCGCACGTGCGCAGCCAGATTGGCAAGGGTGTCGACCAGCTCATCCCCGTCTTCTTCAACGACGAGGAGCTCGAGCGCTTCGGCAAGGAGCTGGAGGAGTACCGGTCCACCCTCTTCCGGCGGGAGTTCCTTCCCAAGGTGCGCCCGCTCCCTCGCGTGCGTGAGCTGTTCCAGCGGCTGCGCCAGAAGGGCCGGCGCGTGGCCCTGGCCTCCAGCGCGAAGGACGAGGAGCTCAAGCACTACGTTCGCCTGTGCGGCATCGAAGGTTTGTTCGAGGCCAGGACGGCCAAGGAGGACGTGGTCGCGGGCAAGCCCCAGCCGGACGTCTTCGAGGCCGCGCTCGCGAGGCTGGGCCGGCCAGAGCCTCGCGTGACGGTGGTGGTGGGCGACTCGCCGTACGACGCGCTGGCCGCCAGCAAGCAGGGCCTGGCCACGGTGGGTGTGATGGCGGGTGGCTTCTCCGCCGAGGACCTGCGCGCGGCGGGCTGCCGCGTCCTGGTGCAGGACCCGGCGGAGCTGTTGCGACTGGATGAGCAGTCCTCCGTCGACTGGCCGTGGAATGCGCCGGGTGCCGCCACGGCGGCCAAGGATGACGAGCCTCGCTGA